The genomic region CCGGCGATGATCAGAGAAATACTGGAAGGCAAAGAAACGATCTAATTCCTAAGGAAGTATCCGTTATGCAAAGCACGGACAGACAATTGATCAGAAGAAGGGAAAGAGCCAAAAAACTTGTCCGGATGGGGAAACTCACCCGGCAGTTCCCTTACGTGGTCATGAGAAATCCCCTGGGCGCCCTGAAGTGGATCGAAACCGTTCTCCTTGACCGGCGGGCCTCGGCGTACTGTTATAATTATCCTTTTCTCCTGCAGATCGAAGTGACCAATGCCTGCAACCTCAAATGCAAAATGTGCCCGCGGGAACGGGAGCTGGAAAAGCTGGGGCAGAAAGCCAGCCATATGACCTTTGACACCTTTAAACAGATCATGGACTCCTGGATCGGCCATCTTTATCAGATTTATCTGTTTGGACGGGGCGAGCCCCTGATGGCCCCGGATCTACCCCGCATGATCCATTACTGCGCGCAAAAAGGCGTGCCGTATATCACCCTGAACACCAATGGCACCCTTCTCCGCGGTAAAATGGCCCAGGCCCTGGCCGATTCGGAACTGGATGAGATTCGCATCAGTATAGACGGCGCGGACGAAGAGGGGTTCAAGGCGGTTCGGGGAATATCGCTGCAGCAGTTAAAAGACAATATAACCGACTTCCGCAGGATTTCCGACATCCCTATTCATGTCACGACCACGGTGTCACAATACAACTGGGAAACCGTCCACCGCATCCCGGATCTCTGCGCCGAAATCGGGGTGCATACCCTCCGCCTGCTGCCGTCCCTGCCGTATGTGTATGTGGATATGCCGGAAAGCACCCTGACACCGGATCAGAAAAAAGAGTTCAAAACATTGGTCAGGGAATTAAAAGCCAGTTGTGAACAAAAGAAGATCCTCTTCATCTCCGCGTCCCCCCGGGTTCAGGAGTGCAAACAGCCATTTATCATGGCGTTTATTGACGTCGAGGGGAACCTGACGCCCTGCTGCCTGCTGGAAATCACCCACATGGGCAATGTGTTGAAAGACGGTTTTGCGAAGGTGTGGCGGGGAGACCAAATGAACCGGTGGCGGAAACTGCTGCTCAAGCACCAGTTTCCCAAAGCGTGCCTTGAACTTGAATGTATCCGGGACTGGTAACCGGGTGGAACAGACGATTATGAGAAAACGGATCAAAGATACGGGATTACGTGTCTGTCTGGGCCTGGGGCGGCTGTTTCCTCCGCGAGGCACTCCTGTTCTCGGCTATCATTCAGTGGCTGATGATGATTCCAATATCACCATCTCCCCAAAGATGTTCGACGTACAGATGTCCTGGCTGAAGGATGCCGGGTACCAGGGGGTGTCTTTCAAACACTTTATCTCTTTTGTCGATAAGGAAGGGAGGCTGCCGGAGAAAACCGCTGTCCTGACCTTTGACGACGGTCTGAAAGATTTTTACACCTCGGCCTGGCCGGTTCTTCGCCGCTGCGGATTTTCGGCCACGGTCTTTGTCCCCACCCACTACATCGGGGGAAAAGCCAACTGGTACGCACATTACGGATTGGATCCGGTTCCCATGCTTGACTGGAAGGAAATCCGCGAACTGACCGCATCCGGTATCGATATTCAGAGCCACGGCTGTTCGCACCGGCCGCTGACCGATCTCGCGCCCGATGAGCTTCACCGGGAAGTCATTGCCTCCAAAAAGGTCCTGGAGGAAGGTCTGGGGCAGCCGATTGATTTTTTCTGCTGTCCCCAGGGGGCTCAAAACGATGAGGTCGCCGCGGCCATCCGGGACGCCGGATACAAGGCAGGTATCGGCGGCGGTGACGGTCTGTTCAGGTTGAAGGACGACCGGTATCGCCTCAAACGGCAATTGCTGGATTACATCGCCATAACGGACGAGAAGACCGCCCGGCTCAGCATCAGCGCCTGCGCCCGGGGGTCCTTTGCCTGGTATGTAAAAGCGAAAAAAAGAGTGAAACATTATGGGTAAAACGTTATGCCGTATATTACTGATCGTTCTGTTCATTCCATTCTGTGCCATGGCTTTTTCAAATACGCATCCCCCGGCCAAAGGACCGGTCGAATTGAAAGTCGAAGAATTGCGGACGATCTACCAGCAGAAAAAAGCGGCCGGCTATGATATGACCGAGGTGGAAAAGACCATGGCCCAGATCCGGCAGGCGCGGCAGGACGGCGACGGCTCGCGGTTTATCGATCTTTTGAAGAAGGCCGAAATTCAGCTTGCCGGCATCGGACCGCAGGAGCAGCGGCCGGCACCTGAGACCGCTCCCCCACCGCCGCTTCCCGCCGACAGGAACGTGTCAATGGATGACGGCCCCTGGCCCATGTACGGCCATGACCGGCGTCACACCTGCCGCAGTCCCTTTCGGGGACTGACCTCTCCGCCGGCAGGCCCGAAATGGCGATTTCCCAGCCCGGGCGGAATCGGCGGATTTACCTCCTCCGTCTCCATCGGCAGCGACGGGACGATATACGCCGGCACGGCCCAGAATGAAAATTTTCCCATGGACAACACCCGGGGCCACTCCGGCATGCTGATGGCATTTTCCCCTGACGGCAGGAAAAAATGGCAGCATGACAGCGGCCGGGGAAGTCCCATGATCTGCATGATCGAATCCGGCCCCTTACTGACTTCCGACGGAATGATCATCTACGGCAAAGACGACGGCCATGTTTACGCCGTGAACCGGAGCGGACAGCTCTTGTGGGACTTTGCCGCTGAAGACGCCTTTAACGCCCTGCGGCATGACGACAATGAACAGTTCATCCCGTCGCCGGTTCTGGGACCGGACAACGCCCTCTACCTGTTAAGTCATTTCGGTAATGTTTACAAACCACAGACTATCGACGCCCTGGGCCGGGTGCCGGCCCTGAAGAAAGTCATCGACGCCTACGGGATCAAAGGCGTAAAAGCGCAGGAATGGGGTAAAATTTATGCCCTGGATGTGCGCACCGGCAAACTCAAGTGGACGTTTGACCCTTCTCACGACTCTCCTTCCGGCCGTCAGGTGTTCTTCGGTTCGCCGGCCGTGGGAAATGACGGTACCCTGTATGCCGCCGCCTATTGTCCCTCCAACCGCGGTTATCTCTATGCCGTCAATCCCGATGGTACCTTAAAATGGCGATATCCGGG from Thermodesulfobacteriota bacterium harbors:
- a CDS encoding radical SAM protein produces the protein MQSTDRQLIRRRERAKKLVRMGKLTRQFPYVVMRNPLGALKWIETVLLDRRASAYCYNYPFLLQIEVTNACNLKCKMCPRERELEKLGQKASHMTFDTFKQIMDSWIGHLYQIYLFGRGEPLMAPDLPRMIHYCAQKGVPYITLNTNGTLLRGKMAQALADSELDEIRISIDGADEEGFKAVRGISLQQLKDNITDFRRISDIPIHVTTTVSQYNWETVHRIPDLCAEIGVHTLRLLPSLPYVYVDMPESTLTPDQKKEFKTLVRELKASCEQKKILFISASPRVQECKQPFIMAFIDVEGNLTPCCLLEITHMGNVLKDGFAKVWRGDQMNRWRKLLLKHQFPKACLELECIRDW
- a CDS encoding PQQ-binding-like beta-propeller repeat protein — protein: MGKTLCRILLIVLFIPFCAMAFSNTHPPAKGPVELKVEELRTIYQQKKAAGYDMTEVEKTMAQIRQARQDGDGSRFIDLLKKAEIQLAGIGPQEQRPAPETAPPPPLPADRNVSMDDGPWPMYGHDRRHTCRSPFRGLTSPPAGPKWRFPSPGGIGGFTSSVSIGSDGTIYAGTAQNENFPMDNTRGHSGMLMAFSPDGRKKWQHDSGRGSPMICMIESGPLLTSDGMIIYGKDDGHVYAVNRSGQLLWDFAAEDAFNALRHDDNEQFIPSPVLGPDNALYLLSHFGNVYKPQTIDALGRVPALKKVIDAYGIKGVKAQEWGKIYALDVRTGKLKWTFDPSHDSPSGRQVFFGSPAVGNDGTLYAAAYCPSNRGYLYAVNPDGTLKWRYPGKGRTKIQALCSPPAIGDDGTIYVGSFGDKDKARLYAFHPDGTLKWNYEITENRITSGPGIGPDGTLYFGSHNHPARVGSERPPQGHLYAVKDAGEKADLQWKFAVDYGITASPAIDNDGNVFFSTTSIQPVPQGALGDYFLFALNKKGEKLWEYPFKGFAWGSPAIDRDGTVYINVSRGEASVFAFGPQ
- a CDS encoding polysaccharide deacetylase family protein — its product is MRKRIKDTGLRVCLGLGRLFPPRGTPVLGYHSVADDDSNITISPKMFDVQMSWLKDAGYQGVSFKHFISFVDKEGRLPEKTAVLTFDDGLKDFYTSAWPVLRRCGFSATVFVPTHYIGGKANWYAHYGLDPVPMLDWKEIRELTASGIDIQSHGCSHRPLTDLAPDELHREVIASKKVLEEGLGQPIDFFCCPQGAQNDEVAAAIRDAGYKAGIGGGDGLFRLKDDRYRLKRQLLDYIAITDEKTARLSISACARGSFAWYVKAKKRVKHYG